From a single Sulfolobus sp. E5-1-F genomic region:
- a CDS encoding glycosyltransferase, translating into MNFLAIVDFGLNEKTGGYKRNLEIMKRLPKMVNVDIIPSLRNVRLYSFRKDLISLLVSLNSTPDYVIELLEKSSSVEEFLEGLKTEKRYDIAVVYNNSSENVELARRITSAPIGVQLQLEPFYQDVKTIFKIKFRGVTGRAVEKFKKAMEESKREEVKWKGLIERGDLNFAISVSKVPLVNSGLDRLISYRVTKPGNAFDEDLLKFRREENKEDYAVYFTRLMPEKGLFEIPLIWKKLRRDVKLYVMGQFVDERDKEDFLSLVKRLDVNIEYLGFKENEELYSTVAKAMFTVYPSHYDSFSLVVLESLAVGTPVFAYDTLALREIYGKVKGVHLARENDIKGLADLISNFKGEEVPIPEEYSSWDKVVKAELEDIKAFAKR; encoded by the coding sequence ATGAACTTTTTGGCGATTGTTGACTTTGGACTTAACGAAAAGACTGGGGGATACAAGAGAAACCTTGAGATCATGAAGCGATTACCGAAAATGGTTAACGTAGATATAATACCATCTTTACGAAACGTTAGGCTTTACTCATTTAGGAAAGATCTAATCTCCCTACTAGTGAGCTTGAACTCTACTCCAGACTACGTCATTGAACTATTGGAAAAGAGCAGTAGTGTTGAGGAATTCTTGGAGGGACTTAAAACGGAAAAAAGATATGATATTGCGGTTGTTTATAATAATTCCTCTGAAAACGTTGAGCTAGCTAGAAGAATAACTTCTGCGCCTATAGGGGTTCAACTACAATTGGAACCATTTTATCAAGATGTGAAAACAATTTTCAAAATAAAGTTTAGAGGAGTAACTGGTAGAGCTGTTGAAAAGTTTAAGAAAGCGATGGAGGAGTCAAAGAGAGAAGAAGTAAAATGGAAGGGATTGATAGAAAGAGGCGATTTAAACTTCGCAATTTCTGTAAGCAAGGTACCTTTAGTAAATTCCGGTTTAGATAGGCTCATAAGTTATAGGGTGACTAAACCGGGAAATGCTTTCGATGAGGATTTACTGAAGTTTAGGAGAGAGGAGAACAAGGAAGATTACGCTGTTTACTTTACGAGACTCATGCCTGAAAAGGGACTTTTTGAAATTCCCTTGATCTGGAAAAAATTAAGGAGAGATGTTAAGCTCTACGTTATGGGCCAATTCGTAGATGAGAGGGATAAGGAAGATTTCCTTTCTTTAGTTAAGAGGCTTGACGTAAACATTGAATATTTAGGCTTTAAGGAAAATGAGGAACTTTATAGTACTGTAGCGAAAGCCATGTTCACAGTCTACCCTTCACATTACGATAGTTTTTCCCTTGTTGTACTTGAGTCTTTAGCAGTGGGAACTCCAGTGTTTGCTTACGATACTCTAGCATTGAGGGAAATATATGGAAAGGTTAAGGGAGTTCATTTGGCAAGAGAGAATGACATAAAGGGATTAGCGGATTTAATATCGAATTTCAAAGGAGAAGAGGTACCTATTCCAGAGGAATATTCCTCGTGGGATAAAGTAGTTAAAGCCGAGTTAGAAGATATAAAAGCCTTTGCTAAGAGATAA
- a CDS encoding ADP-ribose-binding protein, with protein sequence MYKNPYGLEIHLIKGDITEIEADAIVNAANSYLQHGGGVAYAIVKKGGYVIQKESNEYVEKHGPVPVGEVAVTGAGKLKAKYVIHAVGPRYGIEGEDKLESAIFKSLLKAEELSLTSIALPAISTGIYGYPYEICARVMANILKNYKPKTLKKVIVCLYSQDAYDVFKNIFDTVLKS encoded by the coding sequence ATGTACAAGAACCCATACGGTCTCGAGATTCACTTAATTAAAGGTGATATAACGGAAATTGAAGCAGATGCAATAGTTAACGCAGCTAATTCCTATCTGCAACATGGTGGTGGAGTAGCCTATGCAATAGTGAAAAAAGGAGGTTACGTAATTCAAAAGGAAAGTAACGAATACGTTGAAAAACACGGTCCAGTTCCAGTTGGAGAAGTAGCAGTTACTGGTGCAGGGAAGTTAAAAGCAAAATACGTTATTCATGCAGTAGGCCCAAGGTATGGGATTGAGGGAGAAGATAAGTTAGAATCAGCGATTTTCAAATCACTATTAAAGGCTGAGGAGCTTTCATTAACCTCAATAGCCTTACCTGCAATCTCAACTGGAATTTACGGCTATCCGTATGAAATATGCGCCAGAGTTATGGCGAATATACTAAAAAATTATAAGCCTAAAACCTTGAAAAAGGTTATAGTCTGCCTCTACTCCCAAGACGCATATGACGTTTTTAAAAACATTTTTGATACAGTTTTGAAAAGCTAA
- a CDS encoding PIN domain-containing protein produces the protein MESKGVCLDTDVIIDYFKGNPTEIKGYFTTCINLYEFLRGLAFIGRNIEEFKVWIETNLKVVCIDNVSLKVASKIYAELRKKGNLIQDPDLLIASICIANNLPLRTNNKKHFERLEEYGLKLI, from the coding sequence TTGGAAAGCAAGGGAGTTTGCTTAGATACTGACGTTATAATCGACTATTTTAAAGGTAATCCGACCGAGATTAAAGGTTATTTTACTACGTGTATAAACCTCTATGAGTTTTTAAGAGGTCTAGCGTTTATAGGGAGAAACATAGAGGAGTTCAAGGTCTGGATAGAGACTAACCTTAAAGTAGTGTGTATAGATAATGTCTCCCTAAAGGTTGCCTCAAAGATTTATGCTGAATTGAGGAAGAAAGGAAATTTGATACAAGATCCAGACTTACTTATAGCTTCTATATGTATAGCAAATAACTTACCTTTAAGAACTAACAATAAGAAACACTTCGAGAGATTGGAGGAATACGGATTGAAGCTTATATGA
- a CDS encoding VapB-type antitoxin yields the protein MKSTISVNKDVKELLERKKKEMEIKLNRPLTWDEFFQEVFKEESVPRLTEKEAEMLKKLVLEDRKNWKAREFA from the coding sequence GTGAAGTCTACAATAAGTGTGAACAAAGATGTCAAGGAGTTATTGGAGAGGAAGAAGAAGGAAATGGAAATCAAATTGAATAGACCCTTAACTTGGGATGAGTTCTTTCAAGAAGTATTTAAGGAGGAAAGTGTACCAAGATTAACAGAGAAGGAAGCTGAAATGTTGAAAAAGCTTGTATTGGAGGATAGGAAGAATTGGAAAGCAAGGGAGTTTGCTTAG
- a CDS encoding ISNCY family transposase translates to MKNEIKDLVSRAKAELVNTINFVVGTLRMQGLTKKVAIALALIAFISDRASVKNISQTFNLDYNNLLKALEEVEKAWTNYLDKLRELIKGPVIIIIDDTFDHKEYARARNRASGQGNYIMWCQAHKRFESGVQLLTIAIYDLNTKKAYMIGAFPYATREMYERGMVKEFQTKIQMASALMKLLRAKFQVMRVVFDSWYWSSELVTDKVVSELKSNRRVLRVKSIQGTHDEVEGHLHVGDLPPGSYLVDLTLKDKVITVKLFVEEYKDYGRRNLYTTDLSLSKEEVEETWRIRWEIEKFHRDIKVLGLQDTSFFKRVRLQGYVLLFVMLVNAVRELLVSLNLRSVEELLRFVERHLGGIVGLMKIFKLR, encoded by the coding sequence ATGAAAAACGAGATCAAGGACTTGGTAAGTAGAGCTAAGGCAGAACTCGTAAACACCATCAATTTCGTAGTAGGAACACTAAGGATGCAAGGACTAACAAAAAAGGTCGCTATTGCTCTCGCCTTAATCGCATTCATAAGCGATAGAGCTAGCGTGAAGAACATCTCACAAACGTTCAACCTAGATTACAACAACCTACTCAAAGCGTTAGAGGAAGTGGAAAAAGCGTGGACGAACTACCTAGACAAATTAAGAGAACTAATCAAAGGACCAGTAATAATCATAATCGACGACACGTTCGACCACAAGGAATACGCTAGAGCTAGAAACAGAGCGAGCGGACAAGGAAACTACATCATGTGGTGTCAAGCACACAAGAGATTCGAATCCGGAGTCCAATTACTAACAATCGCAATCTACGATCTGAACACCAAGAAAGCTTACATGATAGGAGCCTTCCCCTACGCTACTAGAGAAATGTACGAGAGGGGAATGGTGAAGGAGTTCCAAACCAAGATCCAGATGGCCTCTGCATTAATGAAGCTGCTGAGAGCGAAGTTTCAAGTGATGAGAGTCGTCTTCGACTCTTGGTATTGGTCGAGTGAGCTCGTAACTGACAAGGTAGTGTCTGAACTGAAGTCCAATAGGAGAGTCCTCAGAGTCAAGTCAATCCAGGGGACCCATGATGAGGTGGAGGGTCACCTTCACGTGGGCGATCTACCCCCTGGAAGTTACTTGGTTGACTTGACCCTGAAGGACAAAGTTATTACAGTTAAGTTGTTCGTCGAGGAATATAAAGATTACGGCAGGAGGAACCTCTATACTACTGACCTATCCCTTAGCAAGGAAGAGGTTGAGGAGACTTGGAGGATAAGGTGGGAGATCGAGAAGTTTCACAGGGACATTAAGGTTCTAGGTCTTCAAGATACCTCTTTCTTCAAGAGGGTTAGGCTTCAAGGTTATGTCCTCCTCTTCGTGATGCTCGTTAACGCGGTTAGGGAGCTATTGGTCTCCCTTAACTTAAGGAGCGTTGAGGAGTTGTTGAGGTTCGTTGAAAGGCATTTAGGAGGGATAGTGGGATTAATGAAAATCTTTAAACTACGTTAA
- a CDS encoding heavy metal translocating P-type ATPase, which translates to MTEEQNHRKIERFYVGGMACAFCASTIEKGLKKVNGVKEVKVVLESGEVFVKYDPSLVSTEAIKKEVEKLGYYVSDKSQYSNELLKDSRKRSIISWSLTTFLGLLFFFEFKLFPIITNFNEFYIFSILLTSLNLFYIALPIYKGALYAIRKGILNEHVLYGVAGISSYVLGIIGILNFNVNLVGFLFISSLLTSLHLSAGWMGAVLNNKVEKAFHKIIELRPPYAHLINGVDVPITKLKKGDVVIVKPGEKIPLDGIVIDGESEVSEAIITGESELILKRKGDMVIGGSTNGSGYLKVRITEDYDNSYLSRIIGLVNNSKQKKSATLTFFDKVIDRIWVPLALAISIFTVISWGIYGILIGENLWLYGIINGLLVSAIAYPCAIGFSSPSVALSLYEKMLRKGMIIKNSNVYEKIKDINIVIFDKTGTLTYGIPIVTRFIGDSISLIYAASVEALSSHPIAKAIVRYAKERGVKIIDEVRDFEEIPGVGVRGRIGDNFIEVKKARNSNSDIIVYINGKPKATFNISDVPRANLKDHLKELKNEGLELVILSGDREDKVKELAKDLDIQEYYSSLSPEDKVKIIENFKQNGKKCLMIGDGVNDAGALALADVSVVMGNGVDISKNVADIILVSNDIGTLLGLIINRKRLSYAIPSNIILALTYNGIGIPLAVIGILSMNLAMIIMILSLFSVFINSRIFTKIIRF; encoded by the coding sequence ATGACAGAAGAACAAAATCATAGAAAGATAGAAAGATTTTACGTAGGTGGTATGGCTTGTGCGTTTTGTGCATCAACTATAGAGAAAGGTTTAAAGAAAGTAAATGGAGTCAAGGAGGTAAAGGTTGTCTTAGAATCAGGTGAGGTGTTTGTAAAATATGATCCTTCGTTAGTTAGCACTGAAGCTATTAAAAAAGAGGTAGAAAAACTCGGATATTATGTATCAGATAAGAGTCAATATTCTAATGAGTTATTAAAAGATTCAAGAAAAAGGTCCATAATTAGCTGGAGCTTAACTACGTTTTTGGGCTTACTATTTTTCTTTGAATTTAAACTTTTTCCCATTATAACTAATTTTAACGAATTTTATATCTTCTCAATATTATTGACTTCTCTAAACTTATTCTATATAGCGTTACCCATTTATAAAGGGGCATTGTATGCTATAAGGAAAGGAATATTAAATGAACATGTTTTATACGGTGTTGCAGGAATCTCCTCATATGTTTTAGGTATTATAGGGATTTTAAATTTTAATGTAAATTTAGTTGGTTTCTTGTTCATATCATCTCTACTTACATCGTTACACTTATCAGCTGGATGGATGGGAGCAGTGTTGAATAATAAGGTTGAAAAAGCGTTCCATAAAATTATTGAATTAAGACCTCCATATGCTCATTTAATTAATGGTGTGGATGTTCCAATAACTAAACTAAAGAAGGGGGATGTAGTTATAGTTAAGCCAGGAGAGAAAATACCATTAGATGGAATAGTAATAGATGGTGAGAGTGAAGTAAGTGAGGCAATAATAACCGGGGAATCCGAGTTAATACTAAAGAGGAAAGGAGATATGGTTATAGGAGGATCAACCAATGGAAGTGGATATTTAAAAGTAAGAATTACAGAAGATTACGATAATAGTTACTTATCTAGAATAATTGGTCTAGTAAATAACTCAAAACAGAAAAAATCTGCTACATTAACTTTCTTTGATAAAGTTATTGATAGGATATGGGTACCGTTGGCTTTAGCTATATCAATCTTTACCGTAATTTCTTGGGGAATTTATGGTATTTTAATAGGCGAAAATTTGTGGTTATATGGTATTATTAATGGTCTACTCGTATCGGCTATCGCTTATCCATGTGCTATAGGTTTTTCAAGTCCTTCCGTGGCTCTTTCATTATACGAAAAAATGTTACGTAAAGGAATGATAATTAAGAATTCAAACGTATACGAAAAAATTAAAGATATTAACATAGTTATTTTCGATAAAACTGGCACTCTAACTTACGGTATACCAATTGTTACAAGGTTTATTGGTGATTCTATTAGTTTAATTTATGCAGCATCTGTTGAAGCTTTATCATCTCACCCTATAGCTAAGGCTATAGTTAGATATGCTAAAGAAAGAGGAGTTAAAATCATAGATGAAGTGAGAGATTTTGAAGAAATTCCCGGAGTTGGTGTTAGAGGGAGGATAGGTGATAATTTTATAGAAGTAAAAAAGGCTAGGAATAGCAATAGTGATATAATAGTTTACATAAATGGTAAACCAAAAGCAACTTTCAATATCTCAGACGTTCCAAGAGCTAATCTAAAAGATCATTTAAAAGAGTTAAAAAATGAGGGATTAGAGCTCGTAATCTTAAGTGGTGATAGAGAGGATAAAGTAAAAGAACTTGCTAAAGACTTAGATATTCAAGAGTATTATTCAAGTTTATCACCAGAAGATAAGGTGAAAATAATCGAAAATTTTAAGCAAAATGGAAAGAAATGTTTAATGATAGGCGACGGTGTTAATGATGCTGGCGCATTGGCTTTAGCTGACGTTTCTGTTGTTATGGGCAATGGTGTAGATATTTCAAAGAATGTAGCAGATATTATCCTAGTTAGTAACGATATTGGAACCTTATTAGGATTAATTATAAATAGAAAAAGATTAAGTTATGCTATTCCATCTAATATAATATTAGCATTAACATACAATGGAATTGGCATACCGTTAGCTGTAATTGGAATATTGTCTATGAATTTAGCAATGATTATAATGATATTAAGTCTGTTTTCGGTATTTATCAATTCTAGAATATTTACGAAAATAATAAGATTCTGA
- a CDS encoding winged helix-turn-helix transcriptional regulator, with protein MVKRDKVSKQQSCPLMETINLVSRKWLLLVLNTIGNEGEVGFNSILNSINGLSPKALSDILKTMENMRLIKKEIISSSPPRVKYSLTREGKKLRKVIIPLFKWASEYTGHYECPILQSNKLNKEKYS; from the coding sequence ATGGTAAAGAGAGATAAAGTTAGTAAACAGCAGAGTTGCCCATTAATGGAGACTATAAATTTAGTTTCTAGGAAATGGTTACTCCTAGTCCTAAATACTATAGGTAATGAGGGTGAAGTAGGGTTTAATTCCATTTTAAATAGTATTAATGGTCTTAGTCCTAAGGCGTTATCGGATATATTAAAAACTATGGAGAATATGAGACTAATTAAAAAAGAGATAATAAGCTCTTCACCTCCTAGGGTTAAATATTCACTAACTCGTGAAGGGAAGAAGTTAAGGAAAGTGATAATTCCTTTATTTAAATGGGCTTCAGAGTATACTGGACATTATGAGTGTCCAATACTTCAGTCAAATAAACTAAATAAAGAGAAGTATAGCTAA
- a CDS encoding heavy-metal-associated domain-containing protein: MRKLEVEVKGMCCDHCAANVNRGLKEITGVKDVEVDLREGLTFITIDENTDINRVINNIRNKINYLGYIPGEIRIIEVDVA, from the coding sequence ATGAGGAAATTAGAGGTTGAAGTAAAAGGTATGTGCTGTGACCATTGTGCTGCCAATGTCAATAGAGGTTTAAAGGAGATAACCGGTGTAAAGGATGTGGAAGTAGATTTAAGGGAGGGATTGACATTTATTACCATAGATGAAAATACTGATATAAATAGGGTAATAAATAATATAAGAAATAAAATTAACTATCTTGGATATATACCGGGTGAAATAAGAATAATAGAGGTTGACGTGGCATGA
- a CDS encoding Lrp/AsnC family transcriptional regulator, producing MDEIDKKIIIELFRGNTSLRHISKVLKISHQAVHYRLKTHIKNRILKGFSIYINPNVLGYLHSFIIIKGYDHGYDLPYVTSKFLCIEGYTIYEVIGKSEKELEENKKRILTLTKGEKFMEINVNKNISINNIDKQIIHLLKFNQKIDLGELSLKLNLNKSKISNKIKKLFNSDLIKKIPLVDLQRANIVMFSVFSDSYINEFNDLEILKFSDSEKTFMIGVSEDMLSLTKRIKNALEENKKFIISIKYDYNIYENII from the coding sequence ATGGACGAAATAGATAAGAAAATTATTATTGAGCTATTTAGAGGAAATACATCCTTAAGGCATATATCTAAAGTACTTAAAATTTCACATCAAGCTGTACACTATAGATTAAAAACTCATATTAAAAACAGAATCTTAAAGGGCTTTAGTATATATATAAATCCTAATGTTTTAGGATACTTACATTCTTTTATAATTATTAAGGGGTATGATCATGGTTATGACTTACCGTATGTTACATCTAAGTTTTTGTGTATAGAAGGTTATACTATCTATGAGGTCATTGGGAAAAGTGAGAAAGAGTTAGAAGAAAATAAGAAAAGAATATTAACATTAACTAAAGGCGAAAAATTTATGGAAATAAATGTGAACAAAAATATTTCCATTAATAATATTGATAAGCAAATAATACATCTTTTAAAATTTAATCAGAAAATTGATCTTGGCGAGTTATCATTAAAATTAAATCTTAATAAGAGTAAAATTTCTAATAAAATAAAAAAATTATTTAATAGTGACTTAATTAAAAAAATTCCTCTAGTTGATCTACAGAGAGCTAATATCGTAATGTTTTCGGTATTTTCCGATTCTTACATTAATGAATTTAATGATTTAGAAATATTAAAATTTTCAGACTCTGAAAAAACTTTTATGATTGGTGTAAGTGAAGATATGCTTTCATTAACTAAACGCATTAAAAACGCGTTAGAAGAGAATAAGAAATTTATTATAAGTATTAAATATGATTACAATATCTATGAAAATATTATATAA
- a CDS encoding DUF1059 domain-containing protein — MTYSFKCKDVGQKCDFEVKGAMSEDELMAIIKAHAEKAHNIKEVTPEMMSMIQKAIKKE; from the coding sequence ATGACGTATTCGTTTAAGTGCAAAGATGTAGGACAAAAATGCGATTTCGAAGTGAAAGGTGCTATGTCGGAAGATGAACTAATGGCAATAATTAAGGCGCATGCTGAAAAAGCTCATAATATTAAAGAAGTCACACCAGAAATGATGTCGATGATACAAAAAGCAATTAAGAAAGAGTAA
- a CDS encoding haloacid dehalogenase type II, with protein sequence MLYAFDVYGTLFDVNSIVEEVGNMELVNEWRRKQLEYSWLLTIMNRYESFWEITRKALMHAMKKFNVSLDVNKVMRAWLNLKPFEDVIEALPKIKARKVTLTNGDEWMVRELLKNSNLLEYFDEMIAAERVKKYKPAREVYKLVEGAIFISSNPWDIAGAHNAGLSVIYINRYGYNLEEIDIGGELKIIKSLRELL encoded by the coding sequence ATGTTATATGCATTCGACGTATACGGTACTTTATTTGACGTTAATAGCATAGTCGAGGAAGTTGGAAATATGGAGTTAGTAAATGAGTGGAGGAGGAAACAACTAGAGTATAGCTGGCTTTTAACAATTATGAATAGATATGAAAGTTTTTGGGAAATAACAAGAAAGGCATTAATGCACGCCATGAAGAAGTTTAACGTCTCTTTAGACGTAAACAAAGTCATGAGGGCATGGCTTAATCTTAAACCTTTCGAAGACGTAATAGAAGCTTTACCCAAAATAAAGGCAAGAAAAGTAACGTTAACAAATGGTGATGAATGGATGGTTAGAGAACTACTGAAAAATTCAAACTTATTAGAATATTTTGATGAAATGATAGCTGCTGAAAGAGTTAAAAAGTACAAGCCAGCTAGAGAAGTTTATAAATTAGTTGAAGGAGCAATTTTCATATCTTCTAACCCCTGGGATATAGCTGGTGCACATAATGCTGGATTATCTGTAATTTATATTAATAGATATGGTTATAATTTAGAGGAGATAGATATCGGAGGCGAATTAAAAATAATTAAATCCCTAAGGGAATTACTGTAA